Proteins encoded in a region of the Roseateles sp. SL47 genome:
- a CDS encoding DsbC family protein, producing the protein MKFSVSLLAFALASVGCTAQANEDTIRKNLAASLPKEIKLDEVRPTPIPGLWEVRIGAEIRYTDASGQYLIEGEMLDLKNRRNLTQDRITKITMVDFSSLPLKDAIVWKKGDGKRRIAVFADPNCGYCKRFEQSLQAVNNVTVYTFVIPILGGDSPDKAKAAWCAKDNTAAWRDWMVSGVTLPRPDAKCDASVIQRNLELSQKLKVTGTPAIVFEDGTRAPGALSADQLEQRLQTLSSAKS; encoded by the coding sequence ATGAAGTTCTCCGTTTCTTTGCTGGCCTTTGCCCTGGCCTCGGTGGGCTGCACTGCGCAGGCCAATGAAGACACCATCCGCAAAAACCTCGCGGCCTCGCTGCCCAAGGAAATCAAGCTGGATGAGGTCCGCCCGACGCCGATTCCCGGTCTGTGGGAAGTGCGCATCGGCGCCGAGATCCGCTACACCGACGCCAGCGGCCAATACCTGATTGAGGGCGAGATGCTCGACCTCAAGAACCGCCGCAACCTGACGCAGGATCGGATCACCAAAATCACCATGGTGGATTTCTCCAGCCTGCCGCTGAAGGACGCCATCGTCTGGAAAAAGGGGGACGGCAAGCGCCGCATTGCCGTGTTTGCCGACCCGAACTGTGGTTACTGCAAGCGCTTTGAGCAGTCGCTGCAGGCCGTCAACAATGTGACGGTCTACACCTTTGTCATCCCCATTCTCGGGGGGGACTCGCCCGACAAGGCCAAGGCGGCCTGGTGTGCGAAGGACAATACCGCTGCCTGGCGCGACTGGATGGTCAGCGGTGTGACCCTGCCGCGTCCGGATGCCAAGTGCGATGCCAGTGTGATCCAGCGCAATCTGGAGCTCAGCCAGAAGCTGAAGGTCACCGGCACACCAGCCATCGTGTTTGAGGACGGTACCCGCGCGCCGGGCGCCCTGAGCGCCGACCAACTGGAACAGCGCCTGCAGACCCTGAGCAGCGCCAAGTCCTGA
- a CDS encoding DUF3429 domain-containing protein: MNERTVVPANPIGLRLGYAGLFPFLLGAVLAWLVRDDAHFYTILGLTNYAAVVVSFLGAIHWGLAFRQAVPSPSPYVWGVVPSLMAWVASMMPPNAGLVVHGVMLIVCYVVDRRLYPALGASAWLTMRFRLSAMAALCCFLAAQAT; the protein is encoded by the coding sequence ATGAACGAACGCACCGTGGTTCCTGCCAACCCGATTGGCCTGAGGCTGGGTTATGCCGGCCTGTTTCCTTTCCTCCTGGGCGCGGTGCTCGCCTGGCTGGTGCGGGATGACGCGCACTTCTACACCATCCTCGGGCTGACCAATTACGCGGCCGTGGTGGTGTCCTTCCTGGGCGCCATCCATTGGGGGCTGGCCTTTCGCCAGGCGGTGCCGTCGCCCAGCCCCTATGTCTGGGGCGTGGTGCCGTCGCTGATGGCCTGGGTGGCGTCGATGATGCCGCCCAACGCCGGGCTGGTGGTGCATGGCGTGATGTTGATCGTCTGTTATGTCGTCGACCGGCGTCTCTATCCGGCCCTGGGCGCCAGCGCCTGGCTGACGATGCGTTTCCGGCTGAGCGCCATGGCGGCCCTGTGTTGCTTCCTGGCAGCCCAGGCGACCTGA
- a CDS encoding M61 family metallopeptidase: MIHYRIALADLHAHRFEVSVTVPAPAARQVLSLPVWIPGSYLVREFSRHLGQVTARQGSRDIAAHQTAKNRWEFDCSGRGALVVTYPVYAFDTSVRAAFLDAQRGFFNPTSLCLRAHGKESLAHRIELSGVPAGWDVATAMPCAEPGLWQAADYDELADHPFELGTFWRGEFMAGGVPHEFVVAGALPVFDAERLLRDAQRICETQIGFWHGPKPKPPMSRYVFLLNCVDDGYGGLEHRASTALIASRRDLPRLGQPDLNEGYVKLLGLISHEYFHTWNVKRLRPDVFARYDYEQENYTRLLWFFEGFTSYYDDLFLVRSGLVDEARYLKLISHTFTQVLGAPGRKHQSVAQSSFEAWTKYYRQDENAPNALVSYYAKGSMVALALDLTLRSAERASSLDELMRALWRESAGGPISEERIFSRVAELGGEPVAHLLQQWVQGCDDLPLAPLLERLGVRWTHEKPTLAQRLGLRVQESEAGLMVKQVLLEGAGLAAGLSPGDEIVACNGWRVRKLDDLLLTLDQQQPQDLQLLVSRDQRMLPLTLALPLQESAARPICLGVLDKAPARAQSLRRAWLGG, from the coding sequence ATGATCCATTACCGCATTGCCCTTGCAGATCTCCACGCCCACCGCTTTGAGGTGAGTGTGACCGTGCCAGCGCCAGCGGCGCGTCAGGTGCTGAGCCTGCCCGTCTGGATTCCAGGCAGTTACCTGGTGCGCGAGTTCTCCCGGCATCTGGGGCAGGTCACGGCACGCCAGGGCAGCCGCGACATTGCGGCGCATCAGACCGCCAAGAACCGGTGGGAATTCGATTGCAGCGGCCGCGGTGCCCTGGTGGTGACGTATCCGGTCTACGCCTTTGACACCTCGGTCCGTGCCGCCTTTCTGGATGCACAGCGCGGGTTCTTCAATCCCACCAGCCTGTGCCTGCGGGCACATGGCAAGGAATCGCTGGCCCACCGCATAGAACTGAGCGGCGTGCCGGCGGGATGGGACGTCGCCACCGCCATGCCCTGCGCCGAACCCGGCCTGTGGCAGGCCGCCGATTACGACGAACTGGCCGACCATCCGTTTGAGCTGGGAACCTTCTGGCGCGGTGAGTTCATGGCTGGCGGGGTGCCCCATGAATTCGTGGTGGCCGGCGCGCTGCCGGTGTTTGACGCGGAACGTCTGCTGCGCGATGCCCAACGCATCTGCGAGACGCAGATCGGTTTCTGGCATGGCCCCAAGCCCAAACCACCGATGAGCCGCTATGTCTTCCTGCTCAATTGTGTGGATGACGGTTATGGCGGGCTGGAACACCGGGCCAGCACCGCGCTGATTGCCTCGCGCCGCGACCTGCCGCGCCTGGGTCAGCCGGATCTGAACGAAGGCTATGTGAAGCTCTTGGGCCTGATCAGCCACGAGTATTTCCACACCTGGAACGTCAAGCGGCTGCGCCCGGACGTTTTTGCCCGCTACGACTACGAGCAGGAGAACTACACCCGCCTGCTGTGGTTCTTTGAGGGCTTCACGTCTTACTACGACGACCTGTTCCTGGTGCGCAGCGGCCTCGTGGACGAGGCGCGTTATCTCAAGCTGATCAGCCACACCTTCACCCAGGTGCTGGGCGCGCCGGGGCGCAAGCATCAAAGCGTGGCCCAGTCGAGTTTCGAGGCTTGGACCAAGTACTACCGCCAGGACGAAAACGCTCCCAATGCGCTGGTGAGCTATTACGCCAAGGGCTCGATGGTGGCGCTGGCGCTGGACCTCACGCTGCGCAGCGCAGAACGTGCCAGCTCGCTGGATGAATTGATGCGGGCGTTATGGCGCGAAAGCGCTGGCGGTCCGATCAGCGAAGAGCGCATCTTCAGCCGCGTAGCGGAACTGGGCGGCGAGCCGGTGGCCCACCTGCTGCAGCAGTGGGTGCAGGGCTGCGACGACCTGCCGCTGGCGCCGTTGCTGGAGCGTCTGGGCGTGCGCTGGACCCATGAAAAACCGACCCTGGCCCAGCGCCTGGGGCTGCGGGTGCAGGAATCGGAGGCCGGGCTGATGGTCAAGCAGGTGCTGCTGGAGGGCGCCGGACTGGCGGCCGGCCTCAGCCCTGGTGATGAGATCGTGGCCTGCAATGGCTGGCGCGTGCGCAAGCTGGATGACCTGCTGCTGACGCTGGATCAGCAGCAGCCGCAAGACCTGCAACTGCTGGTCTCGCGGGATCAGCGCATGCTCCCCCTGACCTTGGCCCTGCCGCTGCAGGAGAGCGCCGCCCGTCCGATCTGCCTGGGCGTGTTGGACAAGGCCCCCGCCCGCGCGCAAAGCCTGCGGCGAGCATGGCTGGGCGGCTGA
- a CDS encoding DUF3108 domain-containing protein translates to MAGRLRPRGTAVLAGLTLLVLVLHLLLLGGAQQFMGRWQPDTAEPERIQAVFVRVLQPAAPPPPIPATPKGNEGRPGSDPVKAKPGLTAPKGEGPDRLAASEKPAPVKPAAVETLAGPVELQLPQTPGDYTPGVEWPLSTEMHYQLTGNFRGPVYGQARVQWLREGAHYQVHLEASIGPSFAPLMTRRLSSDGLIGPNGLMPARFDEVTGGLAGGKRKTSMIFDDGGVVLANGQRVPRDDSTQDAASQFVQLTWMFLTGRQTAQPGWLVQLPLALPRRVHLWRYVVRDQLETVQTPMGPLEAWHVDSDMQDTWGDMETEIWLAPTLQYLPVRIRIWQDRKKNGSSYIDLTLREAPLQAMPAAAGASGAAPASAASAASASPATL, encoded by the coding sequence ATGGCTGGGCGGCTGAGACCTCGCGGCACCGCCGTACTGGCGGGTTTGACGCTGCTGGTGCTGGTCCTGCACCTGCTGTTGCTGGGCGGGGCCCAGCAGTTCATGGGCCGCTGGCAGCCGGACACGGCGGAGCCGGAGCGGATCCAGGCCGTGTTCGTGCGGGTGCTGCAACCCGCTGCTCCACCGCCGCCCATCCCGGCCACGCCCAAGGGCAACGAAGGTCGGCCAGGCTCGGACCCGGTCAAAGCCAAGCCGGGGCTGACAGCGCCCAAGGGCGAAGGGCCGGACCGCCTGGCGGCGTCCGAGAAACCGGCGCCGGTGAAGCCCGCCGCGGTGGAGACGCTGGCAGGCCCGGTGGAGCTGCAACTGCCGCAGACGCCGGGCGACTACACGCCCGGTGTGGAATGGCCCCTGTCCACCGAGATGCACTATCAGCTCACCGGCAACTTCCGTGGGCCGGTCTATGGTCAGGCCCGGGTTCAGTGGCTGCGGGAAGGCGCGCATTACCAGGTGCATCTGGAGGCGAGCATCGGCCCGTCGTTTGCACCGCTGATGACCCGTCGCCTCAGCAGTGACGGCTTGATCGGCCCCAACGGGTTGATGCCTGCGCGTTTTGACGAGGTCACGGGCGGCCTGGCGGGCGGCAAGCGCAAGACAAGCATGATCTTCGACGACGGAGGCGTGGTGCTGGCCAATGGCCAGCGCGTGCCGCGTGATGACAGCACACAGGACGCGGCCAGCCAGTTTGTGCAGCTCACCTGGATGTTCCTGACGGGGCGGCAGACGGCGCAGCCGGGGTGGCTGGTGCAGTTGCCGCTGGCACTGCCGCGCCGGGTTCACCTCTGGCGCTATGTGGTGCGGGATCAGCTTGAAACCGTACAGACCCCGATGGGGCCCCTGGAGGCTTGGCATGTGGACTCCGACATGCAGGACACCTGGGGAGATATGGAAACGGAGATATGGCTGGCGCCCACGCTGCAGTACCTGCCGGTGCGCATTCGCATCTGGCAGGACCGGAAGAAGAATGGCAGCAGCTACATCGACCTCACGCTGCGCGAGGCGCCACTGCAGGCAATGCCTGCAGCGGCGGGGGCGAGTGGTGCGGCGCCGGCCAGTGCGGCCAGTGCGGCCAGTGCCAGCCCAGCCACCCTATAG
- a CDS encoding enoyl-CoA hydratase, whose translation MTSQSITDVAFENILVEVVGSGDRKTGLIRLNRPKQLNALSDPLMDELGRALLAFDADDGIGCIVLTGSERAFAAGADIPTMAPHTFMSAFKSGLISKNWETLLQVRKPVIGAVAGFALGGGCELAMMCDFIIAADTARFGQPEIKLGIIPGAGGTQRLPRAVSKSKAMDMLLTARMMDAAEAERAGLVSRVVPADQLMSEALTAADTINGFSGPSTLLIKELVNLAYQGPLTDGVAVERRYFHALFGSEDQREGMDAFLAKRAPAFKHR comes from the coding sequence ATGACATCCCAGTCCATCACCGACGTGGCCTTCGAGAACATCCTGGTGGAGGTGGTCGGCAGCGGCGACCGCAAGACCGGCCTGATCCGCCTGAACCGGCCCAAGCAGCTCAACGCCCTGAGCGACCCGCTGATGGATGAATTGGGCCGGGCGTTGCTGGCCTTTGATGCGGATGACGGCATCGGCTGCATCGTGCTGACGGGGAGCGAACGGGCCTTTGCCGCCGGTGCGGACATTCCGACCATGGCGCCGCACACCTTCATGAGCGCATTCAAGAGCGGCCTCATCTCGAAGAACTGGGAGACCCTCCTGCAGGTGCGCAAGCCGGTGATTGGCGCCGTGGCGGGATTCGCCCTGGGCGGCGGGTGCGAACTGGCCATGATGTGCGACTTCATCATTGCGGCCGACACGGCGCGCTTTGGGCAGCCAGAGATCAAGCTGGGCATCATTCCTGGCGCTGGTGGCACCCAGCGGCTGCCGCGAGCCGTCAGCAAGAGCAAGGCCATGGACATGCTGCTCACGGCCCGCATGATGGATGCGGCGGAAGCCGAGCGTGCCGGGCTGGTGTCACGGGTGGTGCCTGCGGACCAGTTGATGAGCGAAGCCTTGACGGCCGCCGACACCATCAACGGCTTTAGTGGCCCGTCCACCCTGCTGATCAAGGAACTGGTGAACCTGGCCTACCAGGGCCCCCTGACGGATGGGGTGGCGGTGGAACGTCGTTATTTCCATGCGCTGTTTGGCAGCGAGGATCAGCGGGAGGGCATGGACGCGTTCCTGGCCAAGCGCGCCCCGGCGTTTAAGCACCGCTGA
- a CDS encoding DUF4148 domain-containing protein, whose protein sequence is MNKFSATALIAAALLSTGAAFAAEPAAKTRAEVLAELQAARESGEVAALSAEQAGVGALTNGVNGPSASQIAAKKAADKAAVAKKGAASEGVSSK, encoded by the coding sequence ATGAACAAGTTTTCCGCCACCGCCCTGATCGCCGCCGCCCTGCTGAGCACCGGCGCCGCCTTTGCCGCTGAACCGGCCGCCAAGACCCGTGCCGAAGTGCTGGCTGAGCTGCAAGCCGCCCGTGAATCCGGCGAAGTGGCCGCCCTGAGCGCCGAGCAGGCCGGTGTGGGCGCGCTGACCAACGGGGTCAATGGTCCGAGCGCCAGCCAGATCGCTGCCAAGAAGGCCGCCGACAAGGCCGCCGTTGCCAAGAAGGGTGCCGCCTCGGAAGGCGTGTCGAGCAAGTAA